The following are encoded in a window of Cottoperca gobio chromosome 20, fCotGob3.1, whole genome shotgun sequence genomic DNA:
- the mak gene encoding serine/threonine-protein kinase MAK isoform X1, translated as MMNRYTTLKQLGDGTYGSVLMGRSNESGELVAIKRMKRKFYSWEECMNLREVKSLKKLNHANVVKLKEVIRENDHLYFVFEYMKENLYQLMKDRENKMFSENEIRNILFQVVSGLAFVHKHGFFHRDMKPENLLCMGPELVKIADFGLAREIRSKPPYTDYVSTRWYRAPEVLLRSSTYSSPVDLWAVGCIMAELYTLRPLFPGNSEVDEIFKICQVLGTVKKPDWSEGYQLASAMNFRFPQCVPTHLKTLIPNASNEAITLMRDMLQWDPKKRPTAVQALRYPYFQVGQILGPRPQSQEIKKVEARPLAQKQVSETQAGTQQSSSESKASTSSAKNQQQQHHQPLQQIPLPQTESTAGGHAKAAALGSENSVGGGGMGGLKSGRRRWGQTMAKTLDSWEESNPSENTASNSKKPSLGNAEEERGPQEHRPQPKEQKPLYSFSTVTKLPNNVKIGQMDSNLPGSAARQHYLSQSRYLPGLIGKHQTCSGDQELSGRTLRDLWENSSNTVNNPLVPIGGGVSVTRSKAEDNASKSEDSPPEKMLVKERIQEKIDLSKGNFVSTKYNLSGGYIPSFQKKEVGSVGQRIQLAPLASQHTINLSSSPDNKKDKSKSAKPKPISNSSLSETHEDYEGWNRRADRTQMKGTSYSALGKTSGNLLSRAPPVQPVHGRVDWTSKYGGNR; from the exons ATGATGAATCGCTACACCACGCTGAAGCAGCTGGGTGATGGCACCTACGGCAGCGTGCTGATGGGAAGAAGCAATGAGTCTGGAGAACTGGTGGCTATCAAGAG gatgaagaggaagttTTATTCATGGGAAGAGTGTATGAACCTAAGGGAGGTGAAG TCACTGAAGAAGCTGAATCATGCGAATGTGGTGAAACTGAAGGAAGTAATCAGAGAGAATGATCACCTCTACTTTGTCTTTGAGTATATGAAGGAGAACCTCTACCAGCTGATGAAGGACAG AGAGAATAAGATGTTCTCAGAGAATGAAATTAGGAACATCCTGTTTCAAGTGGTATCTGGGTTGGCTTTTGTACATAAGCATG GTTTCTTTCATCGAGACATGAAGCCAGAGAATCTGCTGTGCATGGGTCCAGAACTGGTCAAAATAGCAGATTTTGGACTGGCCAGAGAGATCCGCTCCAAACCTCCATACACAGACTATGTATCAACCAGATG GTACCGGGCTCCAGAGGTTCTGCTCAGGTCGTCTACCTACAGCTCTCCTGTTGACCTGTGGGCTGTGGGCTGCATCATGGCTGAACTCTACACTCTCAGACCTCTTTTCCCCGGGAACAGTGAAGTGGATGAAATCTTTAAGATCTGCCAAGTTCTAGGTACCGTCAAAAAG CCGGATTGGTCAGAGGGCTACCAACTAGCTTCTGCTATGAACTTTCGCTTCCCCCAGTGTGTCCCGACCCACCTGAAGACCCTGATCCCTAATGCCAGCAATGAGGCCATCACCCTGATGAGAGACATGCTGCAGTGGGACCCCAAAAAAAGGCCCACTGCTGTCCAG GCCCTGCGTTACCCATACTTCCAGGTTGGCCAGATCTTAGGACCTCGTCCTCAGAGCCAAGAGATAAAGAAGGTGGAGGCCAGGCCGCTGGCCCAGAAGCAGGTCTCGGAGACCCAGGCTGGTACCCAGCAGTCTTCCTCTGAGTCCAAAGCCTCCACTTCCTCTGCCAAAaaccaacagcagcaacatcatCAGCCTCTCCAGCAGATCCCCCTTCCCCAAACTGAGAGTACAGCAGGAGGCCATGCA AAAGCAGCAGCGCTGGGCAGTGAGAACAGCGTTGGCGGTGGTGGGATGGGGGGGCTGAAGAGTGGCCGTCGTCGCTGGGGCCAGACGATGGCCAAGACCTTAGACAGCTGGGAGGAATCCAACCCCTCAGAAAACACCGCCTCCAACTCCAAGAAACCCAGCCTGGGCAacgcagaggaggagaggggccCGCAGGAGCACCGCCCACA GCCCAAGGAGCAGAAACCTCTTTATTCCTTCAGCACAGTCACTAAGCTACCCAACAATGTGAAGATTGGCCAAATGGACTCCAATCTCCCAGGATCTGCTGCACGACAGCACTATCTGAGCCAGTCACGATACTTGCCAG GGTTGATCGGCAAGCATCAGACTTGTTCTGGAGATCAGGAGTTGAGTGGTAGGACGCTGCGGGACTTGTGGGAGAACTCCtcaaacactgtaaataatCCGCTTGTTCCTATTGGAGGAGGAGTATCTGTCACCAGATCCAAAGCAG AAGACAATGCGTCTAAATCTGAGGATAGCCCACCAGAGAAAATGCTTGTTAAAGAAAGAATACAGGAGAAAATTGATCTCTCCAAAG GGAACTTTGTCAGCACCAAATACAACCTCTCTGGTGGTTATATCCCTTCATTTCAAAAGAAGGAGGTGGGCTCAGTGGGGCAGAGAATCCAGCTTGCTCCTTTGGCCAGCCAGCACACAA tcaatctttcttcctctcctgataataaaaaagacaaatccaaATCTGCAAAGCCCAAACCAATATCCAACTCATCTTTGAGCGAAACTCATGAAG ATTACGAGGGTTGGAATAGGAGGGCAGACCGGACTCAGATGAAGGGGACCAGCTACTCAGCTCTGGGGAAAACCTCTGGGAATCTCCTGAGCAGAGCTCCACCCGTACAGCCTGTCCACGGCAGGGTGGACTGGACATCCAAATATGGTGGAAATCGGTAG
- the mak gene encoding serine/threonine-protein kinase MAK isoform X5 — protein MFSENEIRNILFQVVSGLAFVHKHGFFHRDMKPENLLCMGPELVKIADFGLAREIRSKPPYTDYVSTRWYRAPEVLLRSSTYSSPVDLWAVGCIMAELYTLRPLFPGNSEVDEIFKICQVLGTVKKPDWSEGYQLASAMNFRFPQCVPTHLKTLIPNASNEAITLMRDMLQWDPKKRPTAVQALRYPYFQVGQILGPRPQSQEIKKVEARPLAQKQVSETQAGTQQSSSESKASTSSAKNQQQQHHQPLQQIPLPQTESTAGGHAKAAALGSENSVGGGGMGGLKSGRRRWGQTMAKTLDSWEESNPSENTASNSKKPSLGNAEEERGPQEHRPQPKEQKPLYSFSTVTKLPNNVKIGQMDSNLPGSAARQHYLSQSRYLPGLIGKHQTCSGDQELSGRTLRDLWENSSNTVNNPLVPIGGGVSVTRSKAEDNASKSEDSPPEKMLVKERIQEKIDLSKGNFVSTKYNLSGGYIPSFQKKEVGSVGQRIQLAPLASQHTINLSSSPDNKKDKSKSAKPKPISNSSLSETHEDYEGWNRRADRTQMKGTSYSALGKTSGNLLSRAPPVQPVHGRVDWTSKYGGNR, from the exons ATGTTCTCAGAGAATGAAATTAGGAACATCCTGTTTCAAGTGGTATCTGGGTTGGCTTTTGTACATAAGCATG GTTTCTTTCATCGAGACATGAAGCCAGAGAATCTGCTGTGCATGGGTCCAGAACTGGTCAAAATAGCAGATTTTGGACTGGCCAGAGAGATCCGCTCCAAACCTCCATACACAGACTATGTATCAACCAGATG GTACCGGGCTCCAGAGGTTCTGCTCAGGTCGTCTACCTACAGCTCTCCTGTTGACCTGTGGGCTGTGGGCTGCATCATGGCTGAACTCTACACTCTCAGACCTCTTTTCCCCGGGAACAGTGAAGTGGATGAAATCTTTAAGATCTGCCAAGTTCTAGGTACCGTCAAAAAG CCGGATTGGTCAGAGGGCTACCAACTAGCTTCTGCTATGAACTTTCGCTTCCCCCAGTGTGTCCCGACCCACCTGAAGACCCTGATCCCTAATGCCAGCAATGAGGCCATCACCCTGATGAGAGACATGCTGCAGTGGGACCCCAAAAAAAGGCCCACTGCTGTCCAG GCCCTGCGTTACCCATACTTCCAGGTTGGCCAGATCTTAGGACCTCGTCCTCAGAGCCAAGAGATAAAGAAGGTGGAGGCCAGGCCGCTGGCCCAGAAGCAGGTCTCGGAGACCCAGGCTGGTACCCAGCAGTCTTCCTCTGAGTCCAAAGCCTCCACTTCCTCTGCCAAAaaccaacagcagcaacatcatCAGCCTCTCCAGCAGATCCCCCTTCCCCAAACTGAGAGTACAGCAGGAGGCCATGCA AAAGCAGCAGCGCTGGGCAGTGAGAACAGCGTTGGCGGTGGTGGGATGGGGGGGCTGAAGAGTGGCCGTCGTCGCTGGGGCCAGACGATGGCCAAGACCTTAGACAGCTGGGAGGAATCCAACCCCTCAGAAAACACCGCCTCCAACTCCAAGAAACCCAGCCTGGGCAacgcagaggaggagaggggccCGCAGGAGCACCGCCCACA GCCCAAGGAGCAGAAACCTCTTTATTCCTTCAGCACAGTCACTAAGCTACCCAACAATGTGAAGATTGGCCAAATGGACTCCAATCTCCCAGGATCTGCTGCACGACAGCACTATCTGAGCCAGTCACGATACTTGCCAG GGTTGATCGGCAAGCATCAGACTTGTTCTGGAGATCAGGAGTTGAGTGGTAGGACGCTGCGGGACTTGTGGGAGAACTCCtcaaacactgtaaataatCCGCTTGTTCCTATTGGAGGAGGAGTATCTGTCACCAGATCCAAAGCAG AAGACAATGCGTCTAAATCTGAGGATAGCCCACCAGAGAAAATGCTTGTTAAAGAAAGAATACAGGAGAAAATTGATCTCTCCAAAG GGAACTTTGTCAGCACCAAATACAACCTCTCTGGTGGTTATATCCCTTCATTTCAAAAGAAGGAGGTGGGCTCAGTGGGGCAGAGAATCCAGCTTGCTCCTTTGGCCAGCCAGCACACAA tcaatctttcttcctctcctgataataaaaaagacaaatccaaATCTGCAAAGCCCAAACCAATATCCAACTCATCTTTGAGCGAAACTCATGAAG ATTACGAGGGTTGGAATAGGAGGGCAGACCGGACTCAGATGAAGGGGACCAGCTACTCAGCTCTGGGGAAAACCTCTGGGAATCTCCTGAGCAGAGCTCCACCCGTACAGCCTGTCCACGGCAGGGTGGACTGGACATCCAAATATGGTGGAAATCGGTAG
- the mak gene encoding serine/threonine-protein kinase MAK isoform X6, giving the protein MKPENLLCMGPELVKIADFGLAREIRSKPPYTDYVSTRWYRAPEVLLRSSTYSSPVDLWAVGCIMAELYTLRPLFPGNSEVDEIFKICQVLGTVKKPDWSEGYQLASAMNFRFPQCVPTHLKTLIPNASNEAITLMRDMLQWDPKKRPTAVQALRYPYFQVGQILGPRPQSQEIKKVEARPLAQKQVSETQAGTQQSSSESKASTSSAKNQQQQHHQPLQQIPLPQTESTAGGHAKAAALGSENSVGGGGMGGLKSGRRRWGQTMAKTLDSWEESNPSENTASNSKKPSLGNAEEERGPQEHRPQPKEQKPLYSFSTVTKLPNNVKIGQMDSNLPGSAARQHYLSQSRYLPGLIGKHQTCSGDQELSGRTLRDLWENSSNTVNNPLVPIGGGVSVTRSKAEDNASKSEDSPPEKMLVKERIQEKIDLSKGNFVSTKYNLSGGYIPSFQKKEVGSVGQRIQLAPLASQHTINLSSSPDNKKDKSKSAKPKPISNSSLSETHEDYEGWNRRADRTQMKGTSYSALGKTSGNLLSRAPPVQPVHGRVDWTSKYGGNR; this is encoded by the exons ATGAAGCCAGAGAATCTGCTGTGCATGGGTCCAGAACTGGTCAAAATAGCAGATTTTGGACTGGCCAGAGAGATCCGCTCCAAACCTCCATACACAGACTATGTATCAACCAGATG GTACCGGGCTCCAGAGGTTCTGCTCAGGTCGTCTACCTACAGCTCTCCTGTTGACCTGTGGGCTGTGGGCTGCATCATGGCTGAACTCTACACTCTCAGACCTCTTTTCCCCGGGAACAGTGAAGTGGATGAAATCTTTAAGATCTGCCAAGTTCTAGGTACCGTCAAAAAG CCGGATTGGTCAGAGGGCTACCAACTAGCTTCTGCTATGAACTTTCGCTTCCCCCAGTGTGTCCCGACCCACCTGAAGACCCTGATCCCTAATGCCAGCAATGAGGCCATCACCCTGATGAGAGACATGCTGCAGTGGGACCCCAAAAAAAGGCCCACTGCTGTCCAG GCCCTGCGTTACCCATACTTCCAGGTTGGCCAGATCTTAGGACCTCGTCCTCAGAGCCAAGAGATAAAGAAGGTGGAGGCCAGGCCGCTGGCCCAGAAGCAGGTCTCGGAGACCCAGGCTGGTACCCAGCAGTCTTCCTCTGAGTCCAAAGCCTCCACTTCCTCTGCCAAAaaccaacagcagcaacatcatCAGCCTCTCCAGCAGATCCCCCTTCCCCAAACTGAGAGTACAGCAGGAGGCCATGCA AAAGCAGCAGCGCTGGGCAGTGAGAACAGCGTTGGCGGTGGTGGGATGGGGGGGCTGAAGAGTGGCCGTCGTCGCTGGGGCCAGACGATGGCCAAGACCTTAGACAGCTGGGAGGAATCCAACCCCTCAGAAAACACCGCCTCCAACTCCAAGAAACCCAGCCTGGGCAacgcagaggaggagaggggccCGCAGGAGCACCGCCCACA GCCCAAGGAGCAGAAACCTCTTTATTCCTTCAGCACAGTCACTAAGCTACCCAACAATGTGAAGATTGGCCAAATGGACTCCAATCTCCCAGGATCTGCTGCACGACAGCACTATCTGAGCCAGTCACGATACTTGCCAG GGTTGATCGGCAAGCATCAGACTTGTTCTGGAGATCAGGAGTTGAGTGGTAGGACGCTGCGGGACTTGTGGGAGAACTCCtcaaacactgtaaataatCCGCTTGTTCCTATTGGAGGAGGAGTATCTGTCACCAGATCCAAAGCAG AAGACAATGCGTCTAAATCTGAGGATAGCCCACCAGAGAAAATGCTTGTTAAAGAAAGAATACAGGAGAAAATTGATCTCTCCAAAG GGAACTTTGTCAGCACCAAATACAACCTCTCTGGTGGTTATATCCCTTCATTTCAAAAGAAGGAGGTGGGCTCAGTGGGGCAGAGAATCCAGCTTGCTCCTTTGGCCAGCCAGCACACAA tcaatctttcttcctctcctgataataaaaaagacaaatccaaATCTGCAAAGCCCAAACCAATATCCAACTCATCTTTGAGCGAAACTCATGAAG ATTACGAGGGTTGGAATAGGAGGGCAGACCGGACTCAGATGAAGGGGACCAGCTACTCAGCTCTGGGGAAAACCTCTGGGAATCTCCTGAGCAGAGCTCCACCCGTACAGCCTGTCCACGGCAGGGTGGACTGGACATCCAAATATGGTGGAAATCGGTAG